The following proteins are encoded in a genomic region of Salvelinus fontinalis isolate EN_2023a unplaced genomic scaffold, ASM2944872v1 scaffold_0271, whole genome shotgun sequence:
- the LOC129845291 gene encoding uncharacterized protein LOC129845291 codes for MVPIEAPSPTLVPIEAPNPTLVPVEAPNPTLVLIEAPNPTLVPIEAPNPTLVPIEAPNPMSSNPTLVPIEAPNPTLVPIEAPNPTLVPIEAPNPMSSNPTLVPIEAPNPTLVLIEAPNPTLVLIEAPNPTLVPIEAPNPMSSNPTLVPIEAPNPTLVPIEAPKPNPGPHRSPKPNPGPYRSPKPNPGPHRSPKPNPGPYRSPKPNPGPYRSPKPNPGPYRSSKPDPGPYRSPKPNPGPYRSPKPNPGPYRSPKPNHGPYRSPKPNPGPYRSPKPNPGPYRSPKPNPGPYRSPKPNVLKPNPGPHRSPKPNPGPYRSPKPSGLG; via the coding sequence ATGGTCCCTATAGAAGCCCcaagcccaaccctggtccctaTAGAAGCCCCAAACCCAACCCTGGTCCCTGTAGAAGCCCCAAACCCAACCCTGGTCCTTATAGAAGCCCCAAACCCAACCCTGGTCCCTATAGAAGCCCCAAACCCAACCCTGGTCCCTATAGAAGCCCCAAACCCAATGTCCTCAAACCCAACCCTGGTCCCCATAGAAGCCCCAAACCCAACCCTGGTCCCCATAGAAGCCCCAAACCCAACCCTGGTCCCTATAGAAGCCCCAAACCCAATGTCCTCAAACCCAACCCTGGTCCCTATAGAAGCCCCAAACCCAACCCTGGTCCTTATAGAAGCCCCAAACCCAACCCTGGTCCTTATAGAAGCCCCAAACCCAACCCTGGTCCCCATAGAAGCCCCAAACCCAATGTCCTCAAACCCAACCCTGGTCCCTATAGAAGCCCCAAACCCAACCCTGGTCCCTATAGAAGCCCCAAAACCCAACCCTGGTCCCCATAGAAGCCCCAAACCCAACCCTGGTCCTTATAGAAGCCCCAAACCCAACCCTGGTCCCCATAGAAGCCCCAAACCCAACCCTGGTCCCTATAGAAGCCCCAAACCCAACCCTGGTCCCTATAGAAGCCCCAAACCCAACCCTGGTCCCTATAGAAGCTCCAAACCCGACCCTGGTCCCTATAGAAGCCCCAAACCCAACCCTGGTCCCTATAGAAGCCCCAAACCCAACCCCGGTCCCTATAGAAGCCCCAAACCCAACCATGGTCCCTATAGAAGCCCCAAACCCAACCCTGGTCCCTATAGAAGCCCcaagcccaaccctggtccctaTAGAAGCCCCAAACCCAACCCTGGTCCCTATAGAAGCCCCAAACCCAATGTCCTCAAACCCAACCCTGGTCCCCATAGAAGCCCtaagcccaaccctggtccctaTAGAAGCCCCAAGCCCAGTGGGCTAGGATAA